The genomic stretch CAGCCGTTCGAGCCGAAGGACTGGAAGGCCGGCGAGTGCGACCTGATCCCCGGCAAGACCGCCCCGTCGATGACGGTGGTCGAGCGCAACTACGCCGACATCTACAAGAAGTTCACCTCGATCGGCCCGCTGCTCGACAAGCTCGGCAACGGCGGCAAGGGCATCAACTGGAACACCCGGCACGAGGTCAAGGAAATCGGCGACCTGAGCCACACGGTGGCGGAACCGGGCGTGAGCCAGGGCCGCCCGAAGCTGGAAACGGCAATCGACGCCGCCGAGATGATCCTGACCTTCGCGCCGGAAACCAATGGCCACGTCGCCGTCAAGGCCTGGGAAGCGCTGTCGAAGATCACCGGCCGCGACCACACCCACCTGGCCAAAGGGCGCGAGCACGACAAGATCCGCTTCCGCGACGTGCAGGCGCAGCCGCGCAAGATCATCTCCGCGCCGACGTGGTCGGGGCTGGAATCGGAAGAAGTCAGCTACAACGCCGGCTACACCAACGTGCACGAGCTGATCCCCTGGCGCACGCTGACCGGCCGCCAGCAGTTCTGGCAGGACCATCGCTGGATGCTGGACTTCGGCGAGGGCGCGTGCGTGTACAAGCCGGCCATCGACACCAAGACCGTGGCGCCGATGCTGGGCAAGAAGCCCAACGGCAACCCGGAGCTGGTGCTGAACTGGATCACGCCGCACCAGAAGTGGGGCATCCACTCCACCTACTCCGACAACCTGCGCATGCTGACGCTGTCGCGCGGCGGCCCGCACGTATGGATCTCGGAAGCCGAGGCCAAGGCCAACGGCATCCGCGACAACGACTGGGTCGAGGTGTTCAACGTCAACGGCACGCTGACCGCGCGCGTGGTGGTATCGCAGCGCGTGCCCAAGGGCATGTGCCTGATGTACCACGCCCAGGAAAAGATCGTGAACGTGCCGGGTGCCGAGACCAGCGGCATGCGCGGCGGCATCCATAACTCGGTCACGCGCGCGGTGACCAAGCCCACTCACATGATCGGCGGCTACGCGCAGCTGGCCTACGGCTTCAACTACTACGGCACCGTCGGCAGCAACCGCGACGAGTTCGTGATCCTGCGCAAGATGAAGAAGGTCGACTGGCTGGAAGGGCCGCTCGTGGAAAAGAACGCGAAGTTGAGTGAAAAGGAAGGAGCCTGACATGAAGATCCGCGCCCAGGTAGCCATGGTGCTGAACCTCGACAAGTGCATCGGCTGCCATACCTGCTCCGTCACCTGCAAGAACGTCTGGACCAGCCGCGACGGGGTCGAGTACGCGTGGTTCAACAACGTCGAGACCAAGCCCGGCATCGGCTATCCCAAGGAATGGGAGAACCAGGACAAGTGGCAGGGCGGCTGGCGCCGCAACGCCGACGGCACGCTCGAGCCGCGCCAGGGCGGCAAGCTGAAGATCCTGGCGAACCTGTTCGCCAATCCCAACCTGCCGGCGATCGACGAATACTACGAGCCCTTCACCTACGACTACGAGCACCTGCAGAAGGCGCCGCTGTCGCAGACCCCGCCCACCGCGCGCCCGGTCTCGGTACTGACCGGCCGCAAGATGGAAAAGATCGAGTGGGGCCCGAACTGGGAAGACGACCTCGGCGGCGAGTTCAGTTCGCGCGGCCGCGACAAGCTGTTCGACGACGTGCAGAAGGAGATGTACTCGACCTTCGAGAACACCTTCATGATGTACCTGCCGCGCCTGTGCGAACACTGCCTGAACCCGGCCTGCGTGGCCTCGTGCCCGTCGGGCTCGATCTACAAGCGCGAGGACGACGGCATCGTGCTGGTCGATCAGGACAAGTGCCGCGGCTGGCGCATGTGCATCTCGGGCTGCCCGTACAAGAAGATCTATTTCAACTGGCAGAGCGGCAAGGCCGAGAAATGCCTGTTCTGCTATCCGCGCATCGAGGCCGGCCAGCCCACGGTCTGCTCCGAGACCTGCGTCGGCCGTATCCGCTACCTCGGCGTGATGCTGTACGACGCCGATCGCATCGAGCAGGCCGCGTCGGTGCCCGACGAGCGCGACCTGTACCAGTCGCAGCTCGACGTGTTCCTCGACCCGCATGATCCCGAGGTGCAGGCCGAGGCGCTGCGCCAGGGCATCCCGCAAAGCTGGCTCGATGCCGCGCGCAAGTCGCCGGTCTACAAGATGGCGTGCGAGTGGAAGGTCGCGTTCCCGCTGCACCCGGAATACCGCACGCTGCCGATGGTCTGGTACATCCCGCCGCTGTCGCCGATCCAGTCGGCGGCCGAAGCCGGCCACATGGGCATGAACGGCATCATCCCCGACGTCAAGAGCCTGCGCATCCCGGTCAGGTACCTGGCCAACCTGCTGACCGCGGGCGACGTGATGCCGGTGCTGTCGGCGCTGGACCGCATGCTGGCGATGCGCGCCTACAAGCGCTCGCAGGTGGTGGACGGCGTACAGGACCTCGACGTGCTGAAACAGGTGGGCCTGACGCCCGCGCAGGTCGAGGACATGTACCAGACCATGGCGATCGCCAACTACGAGGACCGCTTCGTGATCCCGTCCTCGCACAAGGAGATGGTCGAGGACAGCTTCAACGACAAGGCCAGCTGCGGCTTTACCTTCGGCAACGGCTGCTCGGGCGGCACCTCGGACGGCGCGCTGTTCGGCAAGAAGCCGCAGGGCAGCGTGCATTTCGTCGACATGCCGAAGTCGCGCAAGAAGGCCGTGATGAGCTGAACGCCAGCGAACGAACCGGAGAACGACATGCCCCTCTATCCCATCCTGAGCGCGCTGCTCGGCTATCCCGAGCAGGAACTGCTCGACGCGCTGTCCGAGATCGACGCCGCGCTGGCCGAATGGCCGCAGGCGCGCGAGTTGCTGGCGCCGGTGACCGACCTGCTGCGCAGCGAGACGCTGATCACGCTGCAGGAAAACTATGTCGCCACCTTCGACCGCAACCCGGCGCACTCGCTGCACCTGTTCGAGCACGTGCACGGCGAAAGCCGCGACCGCGGCCAGGCCATGGTCGACTTGATCGACGAGTACCGGCGCGCGGGCTTCGAGCCCGCGGCGTCCGAGCTGCCCGACTACGTGCCGCTGTTCCTGGAGTTCCTCGGCGCGCTCGCGGCCGACGGTAACGAGGCGCGCGCCGAACAGCTGCTGGGCGAGGCCATCCACGTGCTGGCCGCGATCGGCGACCGGCTCGCGCGCAACCAGAGCCCCTACGCCGGCGTGTTCGCAGTGCTGCGCACGCTCACCGACGTGCAGCCGCAACCGCAGCAGGAGCCGCCGGTGCGCGACATGGACGAGGCGCTGGAAACCTTCGGCCCCGGCGCCGACGGCGTGGAGCCGCTGCTGGCCCCGCACACCGGGCCGCAGGCGGTGAAGTTCTATCCGCGCGGCACGGCACCAGCGCCTGCTGCTTGCTGACATGCCTGCGCGAGCCGATTGTGTTCTCCCCTCTTCCGCAGGCGGGAGAGAGGCGGGGGTGAGGGCGGGAGCTTCAACGAAGCGCCGGTGCTTAAACCACCCCTCACCCTGCCCTCTCCCCCTGAGGGGAGAGGGAAACACAATCGGCGGAGACACGCACGCCCTTGCTGCCCACCTACCGAGCTAACACACCATGGCAACCCTCCACCAATTCCTCTTCGGCATCTACCCCTACATCGCGCTGGCCATCTTCCTGTTCGGCAGCCTGGCCCGCTTCGAGCGCGAGCAATACACCTGGAAGAGCGACAGCTCGCAGGTGCTGTACCGCGGCAACCTGCGCACCGGCAACATCCTGTTCCATGTCGGCATCCTCGGCCTGTTCTTCGGCCACCTGGTG from Cupriavidus nantongensis encodes the following:
- the narH gene encoding nitrate reductase subunit beta, producing the protein MKIRAQVAMVLNLDKCIGCHTCSVTCKNVWTSRDGVEYAWFNNVETKPGIGYPKEWENQDKWQGGWRRNADGTLEPRQGGKLKILANLFANPNLPAIDEYYEPFTYDYEHLQKAPLSQTPPTARPVSVLTGRKMEKIEWGPNWEDDLGGEFSSRGRDKLFDDVQKEMYSTFENTFMMYLPRLCEHCLNPACVASCPSGSIYKREDDGIVLVDQDKCRGWRMCISGCPYKKIYFNWQSGKAEKCLFCYPRIEAGQPTVCSETCVGRIRYLGVMLYDADRIEQAASVPDERDLYQSQLDVFLDPHDPEVQAEALRQGIPQSWLDAARKSPVYKMACEWKVAFPLHPEYRTLPMVWYIPPLSPIQSAAEAGHMGMNGIIPDVKSLRIPVRYLANLLTAGDVMPVLSALDRMLAMRAYKRSQVVDGVQDLDVLKQVGLTPAQVEDMYQTMAIANYEDRFVIPSSHKEMVEDSFNDKASCGFTFGNGCSGGTSDGALFGKKPQGSVHFVDMPKSRKKAVMS
- the narJ gene encoding nitrate reductase molybdenum cofactor assembly chaperone — protein: MPLYPILSALLGYPEQELLDALSEIDAALAEWPQARELLAPVTDLLRSETLITLQENYVATFDRNPAHSLHLFEHVHGESRDRGQAMVDLIDEYRRAGFEPAASELPDYVPLFLEFLGALAADGNEARAEQLLGEAIHVLAAIGDRLARNQSPYAGVFAVLRTLTDVQPQPQQEPPVRDMDEALETFGPGADGVEPLLAPHTGPQAVKFYPRGTAPAPAAC